The Phaeobacter sp. A36a-5a genomic interval GCCTGACCATCATAGCGCACCGCGATGGGCAGGAAGTGGTACTGGATATCCGGGTAATCGACGCCCTTGTCCGAGCGGATGAAGGCGGCGCTTTCGAACTGGTTGGAAGCGCCAAGACCGGTTTTGGTGAACAGCCACTGCGCCCCCACCATCGCCTTGCCAAGCAGGTTCCAGTATTTGAACAGGGTAATCGGCTGTTTGGAGGCGAACTGGAAATAGAATTCCAGATGGTCCTGCAGGTTCTGGCCCACGCCGGGACGGTCGACGACAACGTCGATGCCATGCTCGGCCAGATGTTTGGCCGGACCGATGCCGGAGAGCATCAGCAGTTTGGGCGAGTTCAGCGAGGAAGCCGCAAGAATGACCTCGGCGTTGGCGCGGATCACCTCGATCTTGCCGCCCCGCTCGACCTCGACGCCGACGGCGCGCCCTTCTTCAATGACCACCTTGCGCGCAAAAGCGCGGATCAGATCGCAATTGTCACGCTTCAGCGCGGGCTTCAGATAGGCATTGGCGGCGGACCAGCGCTGACCCTTGTAGACGGTCATTTCCATCGGGCCGAAGCCTTCCTGCTGCTCGCCGTTGTAATCCTCGGTCACCGGATAGCCGGCCTGTTCGCCCGCCTTTACAAAAGCCGCGTGCAGCGGGTTGTCGCGGGGGCCGCGGGTCACATGCAGCGGGCCGTCGGTGCCGCGCCAGTCCGCATCGCCGCCATGGCCGCGATCGTCCCAGGTTTCCATACGTTTGAAATAGGGCAGCACGTCGGCATAGGACCAGCCTGTCGCCCCGGTCTCGGCCCAGTGGTTGTAATCGCCTGCGTGGCCGCGCACATAGACCATGCCGTTGATCGAGGAGGAACCGCCGATCACCTTGCCGCGCGGGCAGACCAGTTCGCGACCGCCCAGATGCGGTTCCGGCTGCGATTTGTAGCCCCAGTCGTACATCGACATATTCATCGGGTAGCTCAGCGCCCCCGGCATCTGGATGAACGGTCCGGCATCACTGCCGCCATGTTCGATCACCAAAACCGATTTTCCTGCCTCGGACAGGCGGTAAGCCATGGCACAGCCGGCAGAGCCGGCACCGACAATCACATAATCCGCGTTCATTGCGTCTCTCCATTGCGGATGCGGGTTGGGTCAAGGATGCCTGTGGCACCGCGCCATGGCGCGGCCTGTCCTTGAGGCACCCCGAATCTGCCTCATCATTGTTGTGGTCCGCCGAGGACGCGAAGCGCCCTCAGCAGGCCTCTCAGCATCCCCTTCCCTCTTGCCCTTTTGGGCAACGGGGCGGGTGGGTGGGCGTTGCCCAAAAGGGCAATCAGAACGCCGCTTCGACGTCGCCCATGCGGACGTAGACCGATTTCACCTGGCTGAAGTGCTTGATCGCCTCTTTCGAGTTCTCTCGCCCCACGCCGGAGGCTTTCACCCCGCCAAACGGCGCCTCGACCGGCGCGTCGTTGTAGGAGTTGATGAAGCAGCTGCCCGCCTCCAGCTGGCCGATCACCCGGTGAGCGCGGCTGAAGTCATTGGTGAAGACGCCCGCCGACAGGCCGAATTCGGTGTCATTGGCGCGCGCGATCACCTCTTCCTCGGTGTCGAAGTCGAGGACCGACATCACCGGGCCAAAGATCTCCTCGCGCGCGATGGTCATGTCGTCGGTCACATCGGCAAAGACGGTCGGTTCGACAAAGAAACCATCCATGTCTGCGCGCTTGCCGCCGCAGATCAGGCGGGCGCCCTCTTCTTTGCCCTTTTCGATGTAGCCAAGTACGATGTTCATCTGGTTTTCGGTGACCATAGGGCCAAAGCTGGTGGCCTCATCCATCGGGTCGCCGAGGATTGCGTTGCCGGTGCGTTCAGCGAGACGGGCGAGGAATTTCTCCTTGATGCCCTTCTGCACGAACACGCGGGTGCCGTTGGAGCAGACCTGACCGGAGGAATAGAAGTTGCCATTGATGGCGCCGCCGACGGCGTTTTCCACATCGGCGTCGTCAAAGATGATCAGCGGCGACTTGCCGCCCAGTTCCATGGTGACGTGCTTCATGCCAGCAGCGGCGGCGGCATAGACCTTCTTGCCGGTCGGCACCGAGCCGGTCAGCGAGACCTTGTCGACGCGCGGGTCGGTGACCAGCGCAGCCCCGACCTCGCCCATGCCCTGAATGACATTGTAGATACCGGCAGGAGCGCCCGCCTCATGCAGGATCTCGGCCACCTTGAGGGCGCAGAGCGGCGTGGTCTCGGAGGGTTTGAACACCATCGAGTTGCCGCAGGCCAGCGCAGGCGCGCCTTTCCAGCAGGCGATCTGGGTCGGGTAGTTCCACGCGCCGATGCCCACACACAGGCCCAGTGCCTCGCGCATGGTATAGACCCAGTCTTCGCCCATCGGGATGTGCTCGCCGGTGAGGGAGCCTGCGAGGCCGCCGAAATACTCCAGCGCGTCGGCGCCGGAGGTGGCGTCGGCCACCAGCGTCTCCTGTAGCGGCTTGCCGGTGTCGTAGGTTTCCAGCACGCTGAGCTCGTGGTTGCGTTCGCGCATGATGTCGGCGGCGCGGCGCAGGATGCGGCCGCGCTCGGTGCCGGTCATCTTGGCCCATTCTTTCTGGGCGGCCTTTGCAGTGGAGAGCGCCTGTTCGACAATTGCGGGCGTGGCCGCGTAGACCGTGGCGATCTGCTCGCCGGTGGCGGCATAGATCACCGGGATCGGGGTGCCGCTGGTGTCTTCGACATATGCGCCATTGATGAAATGGCTGGCTTTGGGCTGTGCGGGGTGTGTCATGATTTTCTGCCTCCGGCGGGGATATTTAGGGCCAGAAGAACTGGCGTAGGAGTATGTGTGAGTGGTCTATTCGCCGCGAGGAAAGCGGTTGCCGTCCTCAACGTCGTTCAGATCCATATGGTTGCGCATGTAGCGTTCGGATGCTTTTTGCAGCGGCTGGTAGTCCCAGGGGAAATAGCCGCCCTGGCGCAGGGCTTCGTAGACGACCCAGCGGCGGGCCTGACTGGCGCGCACCTCTGCGTCGAAGGTCTCAAGGTTCCAGCGGGCCTCGGATTTGGCACGCAGGGAGTTCAGCGTGCCGGCATGGGCCGGGTCCGCTGCCAGATTGGTCAGCTCGTGCGGGTCGGCCTCCAGATCAAACAGCTGGTCGGGATCGAGCGCGCAGCGGGTGTATTTCCATTTGCCATAGCGCAGGCAGACCAGCGGCGCATAAGAGGCCTCGGCTGCGTATTCCAGGGCGACGGGTGCGCTGCGCTCCTCCCCAAGGGCCAAAGGCAGCAGGTTCTGCCCATCCGTCCAGGGTTCGATCTCTGCCATATCCACACCGGCCAGCGCGCCCAGCGTTGGCGTCACATCGAGGGTGGAGACCGGGGTGTCGATCCGGCCCGCGGGCAGGTCCGGCGCGGAGATCATCAGCGGCACCCGCGCGGAGCCTTCGTAGAAGGTCATCTTGAACCACAATCCACGCTCGCCCAGCATGTCGCCATGATCGGAGACAAAGAGGATGATCGCCTCTTGCCGAGTGGTTTCCAGCACCTCAAGGATCTCGCCGATCTTGTCATCAAGATAGGAGATATTGGCGAAATAAGCACGGCGGGAACGTTTGATGTCCTCTTGCGAGATATCAAAGCTGCGCCAGTCGTTAGCGTCGAAAATCCGTTTGGCGTGGTTGTCGTGGTCGGCGTAGGCCATTGCCGGGATTTCGGGCAGCAGGTGCTCGCAGTCCTCGTAAAGGTCCCAGTACTTGCGGCGCGCCACATAGGGGTCATGAGGATGGGTAAAGCTGACGGTCAGCGCCCAGGGGCGATCGTCCTTGCCACGGGCCAGATCGTAGAGCTTGGCCTTGGCGTGATGGGCGACCTCATCGTCATATTCCATCTGGTTGGAAATCTCGGCGATGCCTGCGCCGGTGACCGATCCCATATTGTGATACCACCAGTCGATCCGCTCTCCCGGTTTGCGGTAATCCGGCGTCCAGCCGAAATCGGCCGGGTAGATGTCGGTGGTCAGCCGGTCCTCGAACCCGTGCAGCTGGTCGGGGCCGACAAAGTGCATCTTGCCGGAAAGGCAGGTGTAATAGCCCGCACGGCGCAGATGATGGGCGTAGGTGGGGATGTCGCTGCGAAATTCGGCCGCGTTGTCATAGACGCCGGTGCGCGAGGGCAGCTGGCCGGACATGAAAGACGCCCGTCCCGGCGCGCAGAGGGGCGAGGCGGTATAGGCATTGGCAAAACGGGTGGAGCGGGCGGCCAGTTTTTTCAGGTTCGGCGCATGCAGGAACTCGGCGGGACCATCGGGGAACAGCGTGCCGTTCAACTGGTCAACCATCACGATCAGGATGTTCGGGGCAGTCATATGTCGAAGCGCTCCTTATGGTCTGCGATGCGGCCTGTGGCCGGGTGATCTGGGGCGACAGATTGGAGAGAGCCAAGGCGCGAGGCCCATGGCGCAAAAGACCAAACCTGTCGGATGTCTCGGTGCGGCGATGCCGCGAAAGGCCCCGGCCCTGCCATCTGGCGGGCCGGGGCGCCCGGTTTTTAGTGGGCTGTCTTGATACGATCGAAATCGAGGGTGTTTTCCTCAGGCGAGGCAGTGATGGCCGCAACTTCGCTGCGCTTCTTCACGAAGATGTAGATCAGGCAGGCGATGTAGATGCCGATCACCACGGTGCCGACCCACTGGATCTGCAGCCACTGGCTCTGGAAGGCCAGGGTCAGGGCAAAGAGCGCCACGGCGTTGCCAAGCACGTAAGGCAGCTTGCCCAGACGTTCGGCGCTGAGGTTCATGTTGTCGGTGTAAAGGCGGATCAGCGAGTCAAACGAGTTGATCACGAAGAGGATGCCAACAACCGTCATGGACCAGTTGATCAGACCAGCGGTGGGAATGGTGTTGAGGTGGTAGAAATACAGCACCGAGAACCAGACCGCGAGCGGGATCGACGGGAACACCAGCAGTGAGGCCAGCAGCTGCCATGTGGTCAGGCCACCGACAAAGCGCGAGGTGAACTGGCCGATCATGATCGACCATGCAAACCACCAGAACAGGTAGAATTCATGGTATTCGGTCAGCGGCAGGATGAATTTGTGGATATTGCCGAAGTAGCCGCCGATATTGCCGGCCGTGGTGACAAACTCACCCAGCCCCATACCTGCATAGGCCCACATGCCGAGGATCAGCGCGAAGAACAGGAAGGTGGAGGCCACCGACAGGATACGGACGTATTTGATATCGGTCGAGGAATAGGCCGCCGCCAGGATTACCAGGAAGCAGATCACATAGAAGGCCGGGATGACCGTCTCGCCGTCGCCGACTTCGGCGATGTAATATGGCATGTAGATCAGGAACAGCGCGCCGGTGAAGGCGCAGGTGGTGATGATCACCAGATTGTTCAGCAGCTTCACGATGCCGATTTCAAAGAACTTCACCCGCGGCTCGATGGCGCAGAAATAGAAGGCGGTCAGGAAGTAGAACGCCCAGATCAGGAAGCCCCAGAAGCCAAATTCGAGCGCCAGCGGATTGGTGAAGGCATAGGCGGGCTCTGTCGCCGTATCCGCGTAAAGCGGGAAGTCGAAGGCGAGTGGGAACATGATCAGCCCCACATCCAGACCCGAGGTGAAAAGAATAGCGATGAAGGTGAACAGCGGCACCGGGGTGACCCCGACGATGCGCATGTTCCACCATTTGATCACGCAGAAAATCACCAGCGCAAAGGCCAGCAAGATCCCGGCTGAGATGATTGTTGTCATACGTCCCTCCCTTGGATGGGCGTTGGTCGCCCTTTTGACGTGTGCGACAGACATAGCAGAAAACGGGAGGTCCCCAAATAGTTTTTAAATGACCATTCAAGATCCGGAATAGTCATAACAGGAGTTGAAACGCAGACCGAGCTGGCGCAAGACTTCTATATGGCTAGAAAAAGAATTCGCGACATCCGGAACGAAGAGCTGATCGAAGCAACCATCGTTGCGGTCCACCGCCGCGGCTATGGTGTTGTTACCATGGCGGAAATCGCGAAGGAAGCGGGGGCCTCGGCAGCCTCGATCAACTATTATTTCGGCTCCAAGGAAGGGCTGATGGAGGCCACGATGCGCCATCTGCTGAACAAGCTGCGCCTGGCGATGATTCGTGGATATGCCACGGCGCAGACGCCAAAAGAGCGGCTTTATGCGGTGATGGACGCCAATTTTGACGATGATTTGTTTCGTGTCGCGCCCTGTAGCCTGTGGATGCAGTTCTGGGCCAGCGCGCCTTATTCGAGTCGTCTGTCGCGGCTGCACAGAATCAACCGCAGCCGCGTGCGCAGCCATTTCCGGGCCGAGCTGAAATGCCTGTTGCCGCAGGACCGGGTCGAAACCGCCCGTCAGGCGCTGCAATGTTATATGGATGGTGTCTGGCTTCAGGCGGCCCAGTCCGAAACGCCGCTGGATCCCGAACAGGCGCGCCGGGCCGCACATCGGGTTGTGGATCTGGCGATCGGCTGACAGCCACTGAGCCGGGCCGTTGCCCGACGATCTGGCCCGTCGACCGGATGGCAGTTCAGTTCAGCGGCAGGTCCTGACGGCGATAGTGCAATCGGCTGTCACGCGGCATGTATCCCAGCACCAGATCGGTCTCCGTCAGGGAGAGGATGCGGTAACAATGGGTCGGGCCGCCATCCTCGGCCTGGGCGACGAGGAACGGGCCCGCACCCTCAGCATCAGCGCAGGCGGTCTGCACCGAGAGCAGTTCGGTCATGGTTTCGACCGAGCCGTAGAAATTGCGCCGCGCCGCCCCTTCGACCACAAAAAGATCGTAGGCATCCGACTGTGAGACCCACCTGCCCGCCAGCTGAGTAAGCAGGGTGTCATATCGGGTTTCGTCCCGCTCTGTCAGCGCGCTGATGCTGGCCTGGATGACGCGATCCCCGATCGCCAGACGATTGCCGGCCACCCGCACCGGAGCGCCTGCATCCAGCGTCAGCAGACGCTCGATGATGGCAGGCTCTGTCGCGCCGTCATTGATGACGCAGATCTGCCCCTCCTCCATCACCAGCTTGCAGATCACCCGCCCGTCGCTCTGCCGGACTTCGCAGCCCTGAAAGGTGACATCCCGATCAAACCCGCTGTCCGGCGGCGCGGTGGCACCTGACGCCGCGCTTTCAGGCGGGGCGTGACGCGGGCGGGAATGTTCGCTGAGCTGCGCCACATAGGCGATTTTGGCGCCGGGGGCATCGGTGGTGGTGGCGGGCGCCTGGGTGTCGATCTTGGCAAAAAATGCGCTGTCATAGCCACGTATGGCGCAATCATGGTCGCCATAGATGGTGAACTCATCCGGCGCGGTGCAGAAGGAAATCCGCTCATCCAGAAACTGCCAGTCCTGTGCCTCGCTTCGGAAGTAGTAGAAGCGGTTGCGCAGCGGGGCGTCGATCACCCGCTCGCAGGTGGCGGGTGGCAACTGCCACCAGCCACGGGAGATCCAGCGCCCGTCATCGCGGAACGCCAGGCTGAGCGACTGCGGCACTGCGGTGTCATTGCAGATCTCCAGCCCGACATGACCGGTGTCGGCCCGAGCCGATTGCACCAGCGCCGCCGGTGCAATCAGAAGAGCCAAGATCCATCGGACGCGCATGTCGTTCACCTCTATTCTCGAATTATTCCGGTGTCCCTATCAGTGCTCTGTGACGGTTTTGCGAAATCAGACCTTTGTGGCGAGGCTGGCAGGTGTCAGCGCCCGGCGTTTCAGCACCGCCTCCCGCCAGGTGATGAAGCTGACAGCGGCCAGGATCAGGCAGCCACCGGCGACAACCCAGATATCCACCGCCTCTTCGAAGACGAGGGCGCCGAGCAGTGTCGCCCAAAGCAATTGTAGAAAGGTTACCGGCTGGGTCACCGTCACCGGCGCTGACGCAAAGGCAAGCGTCATGGTGAAATGCCCCGCTGTCGCAAAACAGGCGACCGCAAAGAGGACAGCCAGCTCCCAGATGTTCGGGGTCACCCAGACCGCGGCGGCAAAGGGAGCCAGAAACACCGTGACCCAGATCGACAGCATCGCCACGACAACCACCGGGTTGGTGCCATCAACCGTTGTCTTGGCCAGAAGGTAGGACGCGCCAAAGGCCAGCGCGGTAAAGAGCATGGCAAGATGGCCTGCCTCTACCTCGCGAAATCCGGGGCGCAGGATGATCAGCGCGCCCAGCAGCGCCACAAGAATGGCGCCCACACGCCGCAGGGCCATCCGTTCGCCCAGAAAGAGGGCGGCACCGATGGAGACATAGATCGGCGACAGGTAGTTCATCGCCGTGACCTCGGCCAATGGGATCTGCGTCATGGCAAAGAACCACAGGATCACCCCCAGCGTATGCACAAAGCCGCGCATGGCAAACAGCCCCCAGAGCCGGGCGGTGAGCCGCGACCGGCGCAGCGTCGCGACCATCGGCACCAGAAACACCAGCCCCATCAGGTAGCGCAGAAAGGCCGATTCCGCAGGCGGGATGCGATTGCCGAGGTATTTGACAAGGGCGGTCACCGCGACAAAACACAGCCCCGTCACCAGCATCCAGAACACCCCTTTTACCGGGTTGCCGACGGCGGGCGCCGGCGGCCTTGCGGCGGCGGCGATGGCGGCGCGGTCGGATGCGGGGTGGTCGTCGGATGGAGCAGTCATAGCGCACATGAGAGCACCGGGGCGGTCGCAGAACAACCCTTCACATATGAAATATGTTCTTGTCCCGGGCGGCACGACCGGGTTTGTGCGTGACGCGCACAGAGGCGCATCAGAACCTGTATGACACCCCGCACTGTCACATCATCAGCAGCTTGATGGCGATGGCCCACATGGTCAGCCCCACCAGCACGTCCAGCAGCTGCCAGGCTCGGGGTCGGGCAAAGACCGGTGCCAGCAGGCTGGCCCCGTAGCCAAGCGTAAAGAAGAAGGCAAAGCTCGACAGCGCCGCACCAAGGCCAAAGACCAGCGGCTGCGGATATTGCGCCGAGATCGAGCCAAGCAGCACCACGGTATCGAGATACACATGCGGGTTGAGCCAGGTCAGCGCCAGCACCGTGGCCAGCATCGGCCAGAGTGTCACCGGCGTGCCCTGCCCGTCTGCGCTGTCCAGATGCGCGCCGCCGCGCCATGCCGACCTGAGGCTGCGCGCGCCATACCACAGCAGAAAGGCCGCGCCGCCAAGCCGCATCGCCAGCTCGAACCACGGCAGTGCCAGCGCCAGCGAGCCGAAGCCCAGCACACCTGCGGTAATCAGCAGCGCATCGGAGCTGGCGCAGGTGAGGCAGATCCAGAACACATGCTGGCGTCTGAGCCCCTGCCGCAGCACAAAGGCATTCTGCGCGCCAATGGCCATGATCAGGCTCAGGCCGAGAAAGAAACCGGCAATCAGGCTGGAAGGCATGGGATCTGTCCTTTGTTATCTTGGTGCAGGCGGCCTGGTCCAACAGCTGACCTGGTGGTGGTCGTGGCCTGTGCTTTGACTAAGGTGCTGAGCGGGTGTAAGCAAATTAATCTGACTTACCCAAATTAAGATCTGCTAATGCAATTCGATCCCAATCACCTCGCCGCGCTATCGGCTGTCTTGCGGCTCGGCTCGTTTGAGGCGGCCGCGCAGGCCTTGCGGGTGACGCCGTCGGCGATCTCGCAGCGGATCCGGGCGCTGGAGGATCGCATTGGCAGCAGCCTCGTGCAGCGCGGCAGCCCCTGTCTGGGCACCGAGGCCGGTCTGCGGATCGCCAAACATGCCGAGGATGTCGCCCTGCTGGAGGCGGCAGTGTCCGATGATCTGCGGCTGGAGCGCGCGCCCGGTGCCTCGCGGCTGCGGGTGGCGATCAATGCCGACAGTCTGGCGACCTGGTTCGTTCCGGTGATGGCGGCCTGCGAGGGGCTGCTGTTTGATCTGGTGATCGACGATCAGGACCACAGCGCCGACTGGCTGCGCCGGGGCGAGGTTTCGGCAGCGGTGACGGCCCGCGCCAAGCCGGTGACCGGCTGCGATGCCCACCCGCTGGGGGCGCTGCGCTATATCGCGACCACCTCGCCTGCGTTCCGCGACCGCTGGTTTGCCAGCGGCGTGACCCCGGAGACGGCGCGTCGTGCGCCCTGTCTGATCTTCAACGCCAAGGATCAGCTTCAGGCGCGCTGGCTTGGCGCACATGTGGGGCCGGGGATTGCGCCACCTGCGCATTTCCTGCCGTCGAGCCAGGGATTCGTCGATGCGGCGCTGGCGGGCGTCGGCTGGGGGATGAACCCCGAGCAGCTGGCTGCGCCCTATCTGACGGCCGAGCAGCTGTGCCCGCTGATCCCAGACACCCCGCTGGATGTACCGCTGACCTGGCAGGTGAGCCGGGTTCTGGCCCCGGCCCTTGCCGATGTGACCCGTGCCGTGCTCAAATCAGCCCGTCGGCATCTGACGCCGATCTAACCACCGGGGGCACGAATACAGTGCCAGAGGACCACAAAGGCAACAGAACGGACGGCAGGTTATCCAGCCTGAAGACAGATCCCGCCCGCAGCTCGCCGGAGCGGCTGCATATGCTGACGCTGGGCCGCAGTTTCCTGTGGCAGCTGGTGTTGCCACGGCTGCTGGTGCTGCTGACATGGGCGCTGCTGAACACGGTTGTCGTGCTGCCGCTTCGGCTGCTTTATACGCTGGTGCTGATTGATGGACTGTTGCTGCTGTGGCAGGCGCGCAGTTTCCTGCGCAGCGCCGATGCCCATATTCGCGACACCGGTCATCTGGCGCCGGTCTGGGGCGGCTATCTGGCCATTCTCTTCGCCGGTTTTGCCACGGTGACCCTGTGGTGGGACGCAGTGCTGATCGCCACCACCCCGAAGGAGCCGGATTATGCCGAAACCGAACGGCTGGCGCGCGAGGCGCTATATGATCTGTCGATCACCCCGGATGGGCGTCGGCTGGTCTTTGCCGGGGAAATCCCGCATGGGCTGACGCGCCGGGTGGCGGCGATGATGGCCGAGGCCCCGGCCCTGCGCGAGGTGGCGCTGAGCGGTCCGGGCGGGCTGATCTATGAGGCGCGAGGTGTGGCCCGGCTGATCCGGGAGCGCGCATTGGACACGGTGGCCGAGGGTGCCTGCGCCTCGGCCTGCACCTTGGTCTTTGCCGCCGGAGAGGAGCGCAGGCTCGCCAAGGGAGGCAGCCTTGGGTTCCATTCTTATGCGCTGGCCTTTCCCGGTGGGTTGCCGCAGGTCGATCTGAACCGCGAACAGGCCCGCGACCGCGATTTTCTGATTGCACAGGGGGTCAGCGCCGATTTTGCCGAGCGGCTGTTTGCCACCGACCATCGCCAGCTCTGGACACCGGATGCGGACGAGCTGCGGCGCGCAGGTGTGCTGACCCGGCCCTAAGGCGCCGGTTTATTGCAGCGATTTGGTCATTCGGTAGTTGTGCAGCATCACGCCGCGCCGTTCGAAATCGCGCCGCCCCTCATCGCTGAAGCCCTGCCGGGTGAAGAAGCGCTTTGCGGCCTCGCTGGCCTCGACATAGAGGATCTTCAGCCCCAGATCGCGCGCCCGGATCTCCAGCTGACGATAGAGCGCCAAGCCGACGCCTGTGCCCGCCACATCCGGGTGGCAGTAGAAGCAATCAATATGGCCGTCCTGCTCCAGCTCGATAAAGCCCTGCGGCTGATCGCGGCCGTCAGCCGCAACGAAGATGACCCGCCCGTCCAGAGCCCGGCTTTGCCAGACCGTGCCGGGGGCGGCTTCCGGGCTCCATGCGGCGCATTGAGCGGCGGTGTAGTCCTGCCGCGCAACACCATGCACGGCGGCATGAAAGATCTGCGCCACTGCGGCGGCATCTTCGGCGCGGAACTCTCTGATCTGCATCGGGCGGCCTTTCTACAGCATTCCCAAGGGGTTCAAAGAAAAAGGCCCGCCGGGCTGGCGGGCCTTTAAAATCGC includes:
- a CDS encoding LysR family transcriptional regulator ArgP: MQFDPNHLAALSAVLRLGSFEAAAQALRVTPSAISQRIRALEDRIGSSLVQRGSPCLGTEAGLRIAKHAEDVALLEAAVSDDLRLERAPGASRLRVAINADSLATWFVPVMAACEGLLFDLVIDDQDHSADWLRRGEVSAAVTARAKPVTGCDAHPLGALRYIATTSPAFRDRWFASGVTPETARRAPCLIFNAKDQLQARWLGAHVGPGIAPPAHFLPSSQGFVDAALAGVGWGMNPEQLAAPYLTAEQLCPLIPDTPLDVPLTWQVSRVLAPALADVTRAVLKSARRHLTPI
- a CDS encoding LysE/ArgO family amino acid transporter, coding for MPSSLIAGFFLGLSLIMAIGAQNAFVLRQGLRRQHVFWICLTCASSDALLITAGVLGFGSLALALPWFELAMRLGGAAFLLWYGARSLRSAWRGGAHLDSADGQGTPVTLWPMLATVLALTWLNPHVYLDTVVLLGSISAQYPQPLVFGLGAALSSFAFFFTLGYGASLLAPVFARPRAWQLLDVLVGLTMWAIAIKLLMM
- the betA gene encoding choline dehydrogenase; its protein translation is MNADYVIVGAGSAGCAMAYRLSEAGKSVLVIEHGGSDAGPFIQMPGALSYPMNMSMYDWGYKSQPEPHLGGRELVCPRGKVIGGSSSINGMVYVRGHAGDYNHWAETGATGWSYADVLPYFKRMETWDDRGHGGDADWRGTDGPLHVTRGPRDNPLHAAFVKAGEQAGYPVTEDYNGEQQEGFGPMEMTVYKGQRWSAANAYLKPALKRDNCDLIRAFARKVVIEEGRAVGVEVERGGKIEVIRANAEVILAASSLNSPKLLMLSGIGPAKHLAEHGIDVVVDRPGVGQNLQDHLEFYFQFASKQPITLFKYWNLLGKAMVGAQWLFTKTGLGASNQFESAAFIRSDKGVDYPDIQYHFLPIAVRYDGQAAAEGHGFQAHVGPMRSDSRGEVTLASSNPKDAPNILFNYMSTEKDWEDFRKCIRLTREVFAQDAMKPFVKYEIQPGDGLQSDDELNGFIREHVESAYHPCGTCKMGAVEDPMAVVDPECRVIGVEGLRVADSSIFPRITNGNLNGPSIMTGEKASDHILGRRLPSSNAQAWFNPNWQTSQR
- a CDS encoding GNAT family N-acetyltransferase, which translates into the protein MQIREFRAEDAAAVAQIFHAAVHGVARQDYTAAQCAAWSPEAAPGTVWQSRALDGRVIFVAADGRDQPQGFIELEQDGHIDCFYCHPDVAGTGVGLALYRQLEIRARDLGLKILYVEASEAAKRFFTRQGFSDEGRRDFERRGVMLHNYRMTKSLQ
- the betC gene encoding choline-sulfatase translates to MTAPNILIVMVDQLNGTLFPDGPAEFLHAPNLKKLAARSTRFANAYTASPLCAPGRASFMSGQLPSRTGVYDNAAEFRSDIPTYAHHLRRAGYYTCLSGKMHFVGPDQLHGFEDRLTTDIYPADFGWTPDYRKPGERIDWWYHNMGSVTGAGIAEISNQMEYDDEVAHHAKAKLYDLARGKDDRPWALTVSFTHPHDPYVARRKYWDLYEDCEHLLPEIPAMAYADHDNHAKRIFDANDWRSFDISQEDIKRSRRAYFANISYLDDKIGEILEVLETTRQEAIILFVSDHGDMLGERGLWFKMTFYEGSARVPLMISAPDLPAGRIDTPVSTLDVTPTLGALAGVDMAEIEPWTDGQNLLPLALGEERSAPVALEYAAEASYAPLVCLRYGKWKYTRCALDPDQLFDLEADPHELTNLAADPAHAGTLNSLRAKSEARWNLETFDAEVRASQARRWVVYEALRQGGYFPWDYQPLQKASERYMRNHMDLNDVEDGNRFPRGE
- the betI gene encoding choline-binding transcriptional repressor BetI, with product MARKRIRDIRNEELIEATIVAVHRRGYGVVTMAEIAKEAGASAASINYYFGSKEGLMEATMRHLLNKLRLAMIRGYATAQTPKERLYAVMDANFDDDLFRVAPCSLWMQFWASAPYSSRLSRLHRINRSRVRSHFRAELKCLLPQDRVETARQALQCYMDGVWLQAAQSETPLDPEQARRAAHRVVDLAIG
- the betB gene encoding betaine-aldehyde dehydrogenase, translating into MTHPAQPKASHFINGAYVEDTSGTPIPVIYAATGEQIATVYAATPAIVEQALSTAKAAQKEWAKMTGTERGRILRRAADIMRERNHELSVLETYDTGKPLQETLVADATSGADALEYFGGLAGSLTGEHIPMGEDWVYTMREALGLCVGIGAWNYPTQIACWKGAPALACGNSMVFKPSETTPLCALKVAEILHEAGAPAGIYNVIQGMGEVGAALVTDPRVDKVSLTGSVPTGKKVYAAAAAGMKHVTMELGGKSPLIIFDDADVENAVGGAINGNFYSSGQVCSNGTRVFVQKGIKEKFLARLAERTGNAILGDPMDEATSFGPMVTENQMNIVLGYIEKGKEEGARLICGGKRADMDGFFVEPTVFADVTDDMTIAREEIFGPVMSVLDFDTEEEVIARANDTEFGLSAGVFTNDFSRAHRVIGQLEAGSCFINSYNDAPVEAPFGGVKASGVGRENSKEAIKHFSQVKSVYVRMGDVEAAF
- a CDS encoding DMT family transporter produces the protein MTAPSDDHPASDRAAIAAAARPPAPAVGNPVKGVFWMLVTGLCFVAVTALVKYLGNRIPPAESAFLRYLMGLVFLVPMVATLRRSRLTARLWGLFAMRGFVHTLGVILWFFAMTQIPLAEVTAMNYLSPIYVSIGAALFLGERMALRRVGAILVALLGALIILRPGFREVEAGHLAMLFTALAFGASYLLAKTTVDGTNPVVVVAMLSIWVTVFLAPFAAAVWVTPNIWELAVLFAVACFATAGHFTMTLAFASAPVTVTQPVTFLQLLWATLLGALVFEEAVDIWVVAGGCLILAAVSFITWREAVLKRRALTPASLATKV
- a CDS encoding DUF1036 domain-containing protein, whose protein sequence is MRVRWILALLIAPAALVQSARADTGHVGLEICNDTAVPQSLSLAFRDDGRWISRGWWQLPPATCERVIDAPLRNRFYYFRSEAQDWQFLDERISFCTAPDEFTIYGDHDCAIRGYDSAFFAKIDTQAPATTTDAPGAKIAYVAQLSEHSRPRHAPPESAASGATAPPDSGFDRDVTFQGCEVRQSDGRVICKLVMEEGQICVINDGATEPAIIERLLTLDAGAPVRVAGNRLAIGDRVIQASISALTERDETRYDTLLTQLAGRWVSQSDAYDLFVVEGAARRNFYGSVETMTELLSVQTACADAEGAGPFLVAQAEDGGPTHCYRILSLTETDLVLGYMPRDSRLHYRRQDLPLN
- a CDS encoding BCCT family transporter; amino-acid sequence: MTTIISAGILLAFALVIFCVIKWWNMRIVGVTPVPLFTFIAILFTSGLDVGLIMFPLAFDFPLYADTATEPAYAFTNPLALEFGFWGFLIWAFYFLTAFYFCAIEPRVKFFEIGIVKLLNNLVIITTCAFTGALFLIYMPYYIAEVGDGETVIPAFYVICFLVILAAAYSSTDIKYVRILSVASTFLFFALILGMWAYAGMGLGEFVTTAGNIGGYFGNIHKFILPLTEYHEFYLFWWFAWSIMIGQFTSRFVGGLTTWQLLASLLVFPSIPLAVWFSVLYFYHLNTIPTAGLINWSMTVVGILFVINSFDSLIRLYTDNMNLSAERLGKLPYVLGNAVALFALTLAFQSQWLQIQWVGTVVIGIYIACLIYIFVKKRSEVAAITASPEENTLDFDRIKTAH